One Rhinolophus sinicus isolate RSC01 linkage group LG06, ASM3656204v1, whole genome shotgun sequence DNA window includes the following coding sequences:
- the EML3 gene encoding echinoderm microtubule-associated protein-like 3 isoform X3 has translation MDGAGGPGKGPAHEALQSLSQRLQVQEKEMELVKAALAEALRLLRLQAPPTSLQDSGMPAPRWDSSPAAPPGLPHTCTLSLVSRGTQTETEVEMEPSPGPPGLSNGPPDPQGGSEEPSGTQSEGGGSSSSGTGSPGGTGSPGILRLVHPPQRADTARRNSSSSSSPSERPRQKLSRKAASSANLLLRSGSTESRWGKDPLSSPGGPGSRRSNYNLEGISVKMFLRGRPITMYIPSGIRSLEELPSGPPPETLSLDWVYGYRGRDSRSNLFVLRSGEVVYFIACVVVLYRPGGGPGGPGGGGQRHYRGHTDCVRCLAVHPDGVRVASGQTAGVDKDGKPLQPVVHVWDSETLLKLQEIGLGAFERGVGALAFSVADQGAFLCVVDDSNEHMLSVWDCSRGTKLAEIKSTNDSVLAVGFSPRDSSCIVTSGKSHVHFWNWSGGAGVPGNGALTRKQGVFGKYKKPKFIPCFVFLPDGDILTGDSEGNILTWGRSLSDCKTPGRGGAKETYGIVAQAHAHEGSIFALCLRRDGTVLSGGGRDRRLVQWGPGLVALQETEIPEHFGAVRAIAEGLGSELLVGTTKNALLRGDLAQGFSPVIQGHTDELWGLCTHPFQNRFLTCGHDRQLCLWDGEGHALAWSIDLKETGLCADFHPSGAVVAVGLNTGRWLVLDTETREIVSDFTDGNEQLSVVRYSPDGLYLAIGSHDNMIYIYSVSSDGAKSSRFGRCVGHSSFITHLDWSKDGNFIMSNSGDYEILYWDVAGGCKLLRNRYESRDREWATYTCVLGFHVYGVWPDGSDGTDINSLCRSHNERVVAVADDFCKVHLFQYPCARAKAPSLVYGGHGSHVTSVRFTHDDSHLISLGGKDASIFQWRVLGAGGAGPALVTPSRTPSLSPASSLDV, from the exons ATGGACGGGGCCGGGGGGCCCG GCAAGGGCCCTGCTCACGAGGCCCTGCAGTCCCTGAGTCAGCGGCTTCAGGTGCAGGAAAAGGAGATGGAGCTGGTAAAGGCCGCCCTCGCAGAAGCCCTTCGCCTGCTGCGGTTGCAggcaccccccacctccctgcaggACTCTGGCATGCCAGCTCCTAGATGGGACAG CAGCCCTGCAGCCCCTCCAGGACTTCCACACACATGCACCCTCTCCTTGGTGAGCCGAGGCAcccagacagagacagaggtggAAATGGAGCCATCCCCTGGACCCCCTGGCCTGAGCAACGGGCCCCCAGACCCGCAGGGGGGCAGTGAAGAGCCTAGTGGGACCCAGTCTGAAGGagggggcagcagcagcagtggcacTGGCTCCCCTGGGGGCACTGGCTCCCCAGGGATCCTCAGGCTTGTGCATCCCCCCCAGCGCGCTGACAC GGCACGGAGaaattcttcctcctcctcatcccccTCAGAGAGGCCTCGACAGAAACTCTCCCGGAAGGCAGCTTCCTCGGCCAACCTGTTATTGCGGtcagggagcacagagag CCGTTGGGGGAAAGACCCGCTCTCCAGCCCTGGGGGTCCTGGATCTCGGAGGAGCAATTACAATTTGG AAGGCATCTCAGTGAAGATGTTCCTTCGCGGCCGCCCAATTACAATGTACATCCCATCTGGCATCCGCAGCCTTGAGGAGCTGCCCAGCGGCCCACCCCCGGAGACCCTCAGCCTTGACTGGGT TTACGGGTACAGGGGCCGGGACTCCCGCTCTAATCTGTTTGTGCTGCGTTCTGGGGAGGTAGTCTACTTCATTGCCTGTGTGGTAGTGCTGTACCGGCCCGGGGGAGGCCCAGGGGGTCCTGGAGGTGGCGGCCAGAGACATTACCGGGGGCACACGGACTGCGTTCGATG CCTGGCCGTTCACCCTGATGGTGTTCGTGTAGCCTCAGGACAGACGGCTGGAGTGGATAAGGATGGAAAG CCTCTGCAGCCCGTGGTTCATGTCTGGGACTCAGAGACGCTGCTGAAGCTGCAGGAGATTGGACTGGGGGCCTTTGAGCGGGGTGTGGGGGCCCTGGCCTTTTCAGTTGCG GATCAGGGTGCTTTTCTCTGTGTGGTGGATGATTCAAATGAACACATGCTGTCTGTGTGGGACTGCAGCCGGGGCACCAAGCTGGCTGAGATTAAG AGCACAAATGACTCCGTCCTGGCTGTTGGCTTCAGCCCTCGTGACAGCAGCTGCATTGTCACCAGCGGGAAATCCCATGTCCACTTCTGGAACTGGAGTGGTGGAGCAGGGGTTCCTGGGAACGGGGCCCTCACCCGGAAACAGGGTGTCTTTGGG AAATACAAGAAACCCAAGTTTATCCCTTGCTTTGTGTTCCTCCCTGATGGAGACATTCTCACTGGGGACTCAGAGGGGAACATTCTCACCTGGGGGCGGAGCCTCTCAGATTGCAAGACcccaggcaggggtggggccAAAG AGACCTACGGGATTGTGGCCCAGGCCCATGCTCACGAAGGTTCCATTTTCGCCCTGTGTCTCCGGCGGGATGGGACCGTGCTGAGTGGTGGTGGGCGGGACCGCCGGCTGGTACAGTGGGGGCCTGGGTTGGTGGCCCTCCAGGAGACTGAG ATTCCTGAACACTTTGGGGCTGTGCGGGCCATTGCTGAGGGGCTGGGCTCTGAGCTGCTGGTGGGAACCACGAAGAATGCATTGCTGAGGGGAGATCTGGCCCAGGGATTCTCCCCTGTGATCCAG GGCCACACGGACGAGCTCTGGGGACTGTGCACACATCCCTTCCAGAACCGCTTCCTCACTTGTGGCCATGACCGGCAGCTCTGCCTGTGGGATGGGGAGGGCCACGCGCTGGCCTGGAGTATTGACCTCAAG gaGACTGGTCTCTGTGCTGACTTCCACCCCAGTGGGGCAGTTGTGGCTGTAGGACTGAACACTGGGAG GTGGTTGGTTTTGGACACAGAGACCAGAGAGATCGTGTCTGACTTCACTGATGGCAATGAGCAGCTCTCAGTGGTTCGGTACAGCCCAG ATGGGTTGTACCTGGCCATCGGTTCCCATGACAACATGATCTACATCTATAGCGTTTCCAGTGATGGTGCCAAGTCCAGCCGCTTTGGCCGCTGTGTG GGTCACTCCAGCTTTATCACTCACCTTGACTGGTCCAAGGATGGGAACTTCATCATGTCCAATTCTGGGGACTATGAGATCCTTTACT GGGATGTGGCTGGAGGCTGCAAGCTGCTGAGGAATCGCTATGAGAGCCGAGATCGGGAGTGGGCCACCTACACCTGCGTGCTGGGCTTCCATGTTTATG GCGTGTGGCCGGACGGCTCGGATGGCACCGACATCAACTCCCTGTGCCGCTCCCACAACGAGCGCGTGGTGGCTGTGGCAGACGACTTCTGCAAAGTGCACCTCTTCCAGTACCCGTGCGCGCGCGCCAAG GCGCCAAGCCTTGTGTACGGCGGCCACGGCAGCCACGTGACCAGCGTTCGATTCACTCACGACGACTCGCACCTCATCTCGCTGGGTGGCAAAGACGCCAGCATCTTTCAGTGGCGAGTGCTGGGTGCCGGGGGCGCGGGGCCGGCGCTTGTTACGCCCTCTCGAaccccctccctgtcccccgcCTCCTCTCTGGACGTCTGA
- the EML3 gene encoding echinoderm microtubule-associated protein-like 3 isoform X1 translates to MDGAGGPGKGPAHEALQSLSQRLQVQEKEMELVKAALAEALRLLRLQAPPTSLQDSGMPAPRWDSPAAPPGLPHTCTLSLVSRGTQTETEVEMEPSPGPPGLSNGPPDPQGGSEEPSGTQSEGGGSSSSGTGSPGGTGSPGILRLVHPPQRADTARRNSSSSSSPSERPRQKLSRKAASSANLLLRSGSTESRWGKDPLSSPGGPGSRRSNYNLEGISVKMFLRGRPITMYIPSGIRSLEELPSGPPPETLSLDWVYGYRGRDSRSNLFVLRSGEVVYFIACVVVLYRPGGGPGGPGGGGQRHYRGHTDCVRCLAVHPDGVRVASGQTAGVDKDGKPLQPVVHVWDSETLLKLQEIGLGAFERGVGALAFSVADQGAFLCVVDDSNEHMLSVWDCSRGTKLAEIKSTNDSVLAVGFSPRDSSCIVTSGKSHVHFWNWSGGAGVPGNGALTRKQGVFGKYKKPKFIPCFVFLPDGDILTGDSEGNILTWGRSLSDCKTPGRGGAKETYGIVAQAHAHEGSIFALCLRRDGTVLSGGGRDRRLVQWGPGLVALQETEIPEHFGAVRAIAEGLGSELLVGTTKNALLRGDLAQGFSPVIQGHTDELWGLCTHPFQNRFLTCGHDRQLCLWDGEGHALAWSIDLKETGLCADFHPSGAVVAVGLNTGRWLVLDTETREIVSDFTDGNEQLSVVRYSPDGLYLAIGSHDNMIYIYSVSSDGAKSSRFGRCVGHSSFITHLDWSKDGNFIMSNSGDYEILYWDVAGGCKLLRNRYESRDREWATYTCVLGFHVYGVWPDGSDGTDINSLCRSHNERVVAVADDFCKVHLFQYPCARAKAPSLVYGGHGSHVTSVRFTHDDSHLISLGGKDASIFQWRVLGAGGAGPALVTPSRTPSLSPASSLDV, encoded by the exons ATGGACGGGGCCGGGGGGCCCG GCAAGGGCCCTGCTCACGAGGCCCTGCAGTCCCTGAGTCAGCGGCTTCAGGTGCAGGAAAAGGAGATGGAGCTGGTAAAGGCCGCCCTCGCAGAAGCCCTTCGCCTGCTGCGGTTGCAggcaccccccacctccctgcaggACTCTGGCATGCCAGCTCCTAGATGGGACAG CCCTGCAGCCCCTCCAGGACTTCCACACACATGCACCCTCTCCTTGGTGAGCCGAGGCAcccagacagagacagaggtggAAATGGAGCCATCCCCTGGACCCCCTGGCCTGAGCAACGGGCCCCCAGACCCGCAGGGGGGCAGTGAAGAGCCTAGTGGGACCCAGTCTGAAGGagggggcagcagcagcagtggcacTGGCTCCCCTGGGGGCACTGGCTCCCCAGGGATCCTCAGGCTTGTGCATCCCCCCCAGCGCGCTGACAC GGCACGGAGaaattcttcctcctcctcatcccccTCAGAGAGGCCTCGACAGAAACTCTCCCGGAAGGCAGCTTCCTCGGCCAACCTGTTATTGCGGtcagggagcacagagag CCGTTGGGGGAAAGACCCGCTCTCCAGCCCTGGGGGTCCTGGATCTCGGAGGAGCAATTACAATTTGG AAGGCATCTCAGTGAAGATGTTCCTTCGCGGCCGCCCAATTACAATGTACATCCCATCTGGCATCCGCAGCCTTGAGGAGCTGCCCAGCGGCCCACCCCCGGAGACCCTCAGCCTTGACTGGGT TTACGGGTACAGGGGCCGGGACTCCCGCTCTAATCTGTTTGTGCTGCGTTCTGGGGAGGTAGTCTACTTCATTGCCTGTGTGGTAGTGCTGTACCGGCCCGGGGGAGGCCCAGGGGGTCCTGGAGGTGGCGGCCAGAGACATTACCGGGGGCACACGGACTGCGTTCGATG CCTGGCCGTTCACCCTGATGGTGTTCGTGTAGCCTCAGGACAGACGGCTGGAGTGGATAAGGATGGAAAG CCTCTGCAGCCCGTGGTTCATGTCTGGGACTCAGAGACGCTGCTGAAGCTGCAGGAGATTGGACTGGGGGCCTTTGAGCGGGGTGTGGGGGCCCTGGCCTTTTCAGTTGCG GATCAGGGTGCTTTTCTCTGTGTGGTGGATGATTCAAATGAACACATGCTGTCTGTGTGGGACTGCAGCCGGGGCACCAAGCTGGCTGAGATTAAG AGCACAAATGACTCCGTCCTGGCTGTTGGCTTCAGCCCTCGTGACAGCAGCTGCATTGTCACCAGCGGGAAATCCCATGTCCACTTCTGGAACTGGAGTGGTGGAGCAGGGGTTCCTGGGAACGGGGCCCTCACCCGGAAACAGGGTGTCTTTGGG AAATACAAGAAACCCAAGTTTATCCCTTGCTTTGTGTTCCTCCCTGATGGAGACATTCTCACTGGGGACTCAGAGGGGAACATTCTCACCTGGGGGCGGAGCCTCTCAGATTGCAAGACcccaggcaggggtggggccAAAG AGACCTACGGGATTGTGGCCCAGGCCCATGCTCACGAAGGTTCCATTTTCGCCCTGTGTCTCCGGCGGGATGGGACCGTGCTGAGTGGTGGTGGGCGGGACCGCCGGCTGGTACAGTGGGGGCCTGGGTTGGTGGCCCTCCAGGAGACTGAG ATTCCTGAACACTTTGGGGCTGTGCGGGCCATTGCTGAGGGGCTGGGCTCTGAGCTGCTGGTGGGAACCACGAAGAATGCATTGCTGAGGGGAGATCTGGCCCAGGGATTCTCCCCTGTGATCCAG GGCCACACGGACGAGCTCTGGGGACTGTGCACACATCCCTTCCAGAACCGCTTCCTCACTTGTGGCCATGACCGGCAGCTCTGCCTGTGGGATGGGGAGGGCCACGCGCTGGCCTGGAGTATTGACCTCAAG gaGACTGGTCTCTGTGCTGACTTCCACCCCAGTGGGGCAGTTGTGGCTGTAGGACTGAACACTGGGAG GTGGTTGGTTTTGGACACAGAGACCAGAGAGATCGTGTCTGACTTCACTGATGGCAATGAGCAGCTCTCAGTGGTTCGGTACAGCCCAG ATGGGTTGTACCTGGCCATCGGTTCCCATGACAACATGATCTACATCTATAGCGTTTCCAGTGATGGTGCCAAGTCCAGCCGCTTTGGCCGCTGTGTG GGTCACTCCAGCTTTATCACTCACCTTGACTGGTCCAAGGATGGGAACTTCATCATGTCCAATTCTGGGGACTATGAGATCCTTTACT GGGATGTGGCTGGAGGCTGCAAGCTGCTGAGGAATCGCTATGAGAGCCGAGATCGGGAGTGGGCCACCTACACCTGCGTGCTGGGCTTCCATGTTTATG GCGTGTGGCCGGACGGCTCGGATGGCACCGACATCAACTCCCTGTGCCGCTCCCACAACGAGCGCGTGGTGGCTGTGGCAGACGACTTCTGCAAAGTGCACCTCTTCCAGTACCCGTGCGCGCGCGCCAAG GCGCCAAGCCTTGTGTACGGCGGCCACGGCAGCCACGTGACCAGCGTTCGATTCACTCACGACGACTCGCACCTCATCTCGCTGGGTGGCAAAGACGCCAGCATCTTTCAGTGGCGAGTGCTGGGTGCCGGGGGCGCGGGGCCGGCGCTTGTTACGCCCTCTCGAaccccctccctgtcccccgcCTCCTCTCTGGACGTCTGA
- the EML3 gene encoding echinoderm microtubule-associated protein-like 3 isoform X2: MELVKAALAEALRLLRLQAPPTSLQDSGMPAPRWDSSPAAPPGLPHTCTLSLVSRGTQTETEVEMEPSPGPPGLSNGPPDPQGGSEEPSGTQSEGGGSSSSGTGSPGGTGSPGILRLVHPPQRADTARRNSSSSSSPSERPRQKLSRKAASSANLLLRSGSTESRWGKDPLSSPGGPGSRRSNYNLEGISVKMFLRGRPITMYIPSGIRSLEELPSGPPPETLSLDWVYGYRGRDSRSNLFVLRSGEVVYFIACVVVLYRPGGGPGGPGGGGQRHYRGHTDCVRCLAVHPDGVRVASGQTAGVDKDGKPLQPVVHVWDSETLLKLQEIGLGAFERGVGALAFSVADQGAFLCVVDDSNEHMLSVWDCSRGTKLAEIKSTNDSVLAVGFSPRDSSCIVTSGKSHVHFWNWSGGAGVPGNGALTRKQGVFGKYKKPKFIPCFVFLPDGDILTGDSEGNILTWGRSLSDCKTPGRGGAKETYGIVAQAHAHEGSIFALCLRRDGTVLSGGGRDRRLVQWGPGLVALQETEIPEHFGAVRAIAEGLGSELLVGTTKNALLRGDLAQGFSPVIQGHTDELWGLCTHPFQNRFLTCGHDRQLCLWDGEGHALAWSIDLKETGLCADFHPSGAVVAVGLNTGRWLVLDTETREIVSDFTDGNEQLSVVRYSPDGLYLAIGSHDNMIYIYSVSSDGAKSSRFGRCVGHSSFITHLDWSKDGNFIMSNSGDYEILYWDVAGGCKLLRNRYESRDREWATYTCVLGFHVYGVWPDGSDGTDINSLCRSHNERVVAVADDFCKVHLFQYPCARAKAPSLVYGGHGSHVTSVRFTHDDSHLISLGGKDASIFQWRVLGAGGAGPALVTPSRTPSLSPASSLDV, translated from the exons ATGGAGCTGGTAAAGGCCGCCCTCGCAGAAGCCCTTCGCCTGCTGCGGTTGCAggcaccccccacctccctgcaggACTCTGGCATGCCAGCTCCTAGATGGGACAG CAGCCCTGCAGCCCCTCCAGGACTTCCACACACATGCACCCTCTCCTTGGTGAGCCGAGGCAcccagacagagacagaggtggAAATGGAGCCATCCCCTGGACCCCCTGGCCTGAGCAACGGGCCCCCAGACCCGCAGGGGGGCAGTGAAGAGCCTAGTGGGACCCAGTCTGAAGGagggggcagcagcagcagtggcacTGGCTCCCCTGGGGGCACTGGCTCCCCAGGGATCCTCAGGCTTGTGCATCCCCCCCAGCGCGCTGACAC GGCACGGAGaaattcttcctcctcctcatcccccTCAGAGAGGCCTCGACAGAAACTCTCCCGGAAGGCAGCTTCCTCGGCCAACCTGTTATTGCGGtcagggagcacagagag CCGTTGGGGGAAAGACCCGCTCTCCAGCCCTGGGGGTCCTGGATCTCGGAGGAGCAATTACAATTTGG AAGGCATCTCAGTGAAGATGTTCCTTCGCGGCCGCCCAATTACAATGTACATCCCATCTGGCATCCGCAGCCTTGAGGAGCTGCCCAGCGGCCCACCCCCGGAGACCCTCAGCCTTGACTGGGT TTACGGGTACAGGGGCCGGGACTCCCGCTCTAATCTGTTTGTGCTGCGTTCTGGGGAGGTAGTCTACTTCATTGCCTGTGTGGTAGTGCTGTACCGGCCCGGGGGAGGCCCAGGGGGTCCTGGAGGTGGCGGCCAGAGACATTACCGGGGGCACACGGACTGCGTTCGATG CCTGGCCGTTCACCCTGATGGTGTTCGTGTAGCCTCAGGACAGACGGCTGGAGTGGATAAGGATGGAAAG CCTCTGCAGCCCGTGGTTCATGTCTGGGACTCAGAGACGCTGCTGAAGCTGCAGGAGATTGGACTGGGGGCCTTTGAGCGGGGTGTGGGGGCCCTGGCCTTTTCAGTTGCG GATCAGGGTGCTTTTCTCTGTGTGGTGGATGATTCAAATGAACACATGCTGTCTGTGTGGGACTGCAGCCGGGGCACCAAGCTGGCTGAGATTAAG AGCACAAATGACTCCGTCCTGGCTGTTGGCTTCAGCCCTCGTGACAGCAGCTGCATTGTCACCAGCGGGAAATCCCATGTCCACTTCTGGAACTGGAGTGGTGGAGCAGGGGTTCCTGGGAACGGGGCCCTCACCCGGAAACAGGGTGTCTTTGGG AAATACAAGAAACCCAAGTTTATCCCTTGCTTTGTGTTCCTCCCTGATGGAGACATTCTCACTGGGGACTCAGAGGGGAACATTCTCACCTGGGGGCGGAGCCTCTCAGATTGCAAGACcccaggcaggggtggggccAAAG AGACCTACGGGATTGTGGCCCAGGCCCATGCTCACGAAGGTTCCATTTTCGCCCTGTGTCTCCGGCGGGATGGGACCGTGCTGAGTGGTGGTGGGCGGGACCGCCGGCTGGTACAGTGGGGGCCTGGGTTGGTGGCCCTCCAGGAGACTGAG ATTCCTGAACACTTTGGGGCTGTGCGGGCCATTGCTGAGGGGCTGGGCTCTGAGCTGCTGGTGGGAACCACGAAGAATGCATTGCTGAGGGGAGATCTGGCCCAGGGATTCTCCCCTGTGATCCAG GGCCACACGGACGAGCTCTGGGGACTGTGCACACATCCCTTCCAGAACCGCTTCCTCACTTGTGGCCATGACCGGCAGCTCTGCCTGTGGGATGGGGAGGGCCACGCGCTGGCCTGGAGTATTGACCTCAAG gaGACTGGTCTCTGTGCTGACTTCCACCCCAGTGGGGCAGTTGTGGCTGTAGGACTGAACACTGGGAG GTGGTTGGTTTTGGACACAGAGACCAGAGAGATCGTGTCTGACTTCACTGATGGCAATGAGCAGCTCTCAGTGGTTCGGTACAGCCCAG ATGGGTTGTACCTGGCCATCGGTTCCCATGACAACATGATCTACATCTATAGCGTTTCCAGTGATGGTGCCAAGTCCAGCCGCTTTGGCCGCTGTGTG GGTCACTCCAGCTTTATCACTCACCTTGACTGGTCCAAGGATGGGAACTTCATCATGTCCAATTCTGGGGACTATGAGATCCTTTACT GGGATGTGGCTGGAGGCTGCAAGCTGCTGAGGAATCGCTATGAGAGCCGAGATCGGGAGTGGGCCACCTACACCTGCGTGCTGGGCTTCCATGTTTATG GCGTGTGGCCGGACGGCTCGGATGGCACCGACATCAACTCCCTGTGCCGCTCCCACAACGAGCGCGTGGTGGCTGTGGCAGACGACTTCTGCAAAGTGCACCTCTTCCAGTACCCGTGCGCGCGCGCCAAG GCGCCAAGCCTTGTGTACGGCGGCCACGGCAGCCACGTGACCAGCGTTCGATTCACTCACGACGACTCGCACCTCATCTCGCTGGGTGGCAAAGACGCCAGCATCTTTCAGTGGCGAGTGCTGGGTGCCGGGGGCGCGGGGCCGGCGCTTGTTACGCCCTCTCGAaccccctccctgtcccccgcCTCCTCTCTGGACGTCTGA
- the ROM1 gene encoding rod outer segment membrane protein 1 — MALVLPLALPLQPRIRLAQGLWLLSWLLAVASSLTLLWSGHLLVQLWHLGTFLAPSCQFTALPQVALAVGAVALGTGLVGAGASRASLDAAQYPPWRRALGPLLVAGTAGGGGLLVLALGLALAVPGSLDTGLEEGLGAAMSHYKDTEVPGHCHAKQLLDELQLRHHCCGRHGYKDWFGIQWVSSRYLDPGDQDVIDRIQSNVEGLYLTDGVPFSCCNPHSPRPCLQSRLSDPHAHLLFDPRQPNLNLWAQGCHGVLLGHLQELASTLGSMLVVTILLQTLVLLGLRYLQTALEGLGGVIDGEGETQGYLLPGGLRDMLKTAWLQGGVDHRPAPEEGPPEEAPPKEGLPEA; from the exons ATGGCTCTTGTGCTGCCCCTGGCGCTGCCCCTTCAGCCCCGCATCCGTCTGGCTCAGGGGCTCTGGCTCCTCTCCTGGCTACTGGCGGTGGCCAGTAGCCTCACCCTCCTCTGGAGCGGGCATCTCCTGGTCCAGCTGTGGCACCTTGGCACTTTCTTGGCTCCCTCCTGCCAGTTCACTGCCCTGCCCCAGGTTGCCCTGGCAGTGGGGGCAGTGGCTCTGGGCACAGGTCTGGTGGGTGCAGGAGCCAGCAGGGCCAGTTTAGATGCAGCTCAGTACCCTCCCTGGCGAAGGGCCCTGGGCCCACTGCTGGTGGCCGGCACTGCTGGAGGTGGAGGGCTCCTGGTCCTCGCCCTGGGGCTAGCCCTGGCTGTACCTGGAAGTCTGGATACTGGGCTGGAGGAGGGCCTGGGGGCTGCCATGTCTCACTACAAAGACACAGAGGTGCCTGGACACTGTCACGCCAAACAACTGTTGGATGAGCTGCAGCTGAGGCACCACTGCTGCGGACGCCATGGGTACAAGGATTGGTTTGGGATCCAGTGGGTCAGCAGCCGTTACCTGGATCCGGGTGACCAGGACGTGATTGA CCGGATCCAGAGCAATGTGGAAGGCCTATATCTGACTGATGGGGTCCCTTTCTCCTGCTGCAACCCCCACTCACCCAGGCCTTGCCTGCAAAGCCGGCTCTCAGACCCTCATGCCCACCTCCTCTTCGATCCCCGGCAGCCCAACCTAAACCTCTGGGCCCAAGGATGCCATGGGGTGCTGCTGGGGCACCTGCAGGAGTTGGCAAGCACACTGGGCAGCATGCTGGTTGTCACCATCCTGCTGCAG ACTCTGGTGCTCCTGGGCCTGCGGTACCTGCAAACTGCGCTGGAGGGGCTTGGAGGAGTCATCGATGGGGAAGGAGAGACCCAGGGCTATCTCTTACCTGGTGGGCTGAGAGACATGCTGAAGACAGCATGGCTACAGGGAGGGGTTGACCACAGGCCAGCACCTGAGGAGGGCCCTCCAGAAGAGGCACCTCCTAAGGAGGGTCTACCTGAAGCCTAG
- the B3GAT3 gene encoding galactosylgalactosylxylosylprotein 3-beta-glucuronosyltransferase 3, whose translation MKLKLKNVFLAYFLVSIAGLLYALVQLGQPCDCLPPLRAAAEQLRQKDVRISQLQADLRRPPPAPAQPPEPEALPTIYVVTPTYARLVQKAELVRLSQTLSLVPRLHWLLVEDAEGPTPLVSGLLAASGLLFTHLAVLTPKAQRLREGEPGWVRPRGVEQRNRALDWLRNGGGAVGGQKDPPTPGTRGVVYFADDDNTYSRELFEEMRWTRGVSVWPVGLVGGLRFEGPRVQDGRVVGFHTAWEPNRPFPMDMAGFAVALPLLLAKPSAQFDGTAPRGHLESSLLSHLVDPKDLEPRAANCTRVLVWHTRTEKPKMKQEEQLQRQGRGSDPAIEV comes from the exons atgaagctgaagctgaagaacGTGTTTCTCGCCTACTTCCTGGTGTCGATCGCCGGCCTCCTCTACGCGCTGGTGCAGCTCG GCCAGCCATGTgactgcctccctcccctgcGGGCAGCCGCCGAGCAGCTCCGGCAGAAGGATGTGAGGATTTCCCAGCTCCAAGCTGATCTCCGTcgcccaccccctgcccctgcccagccccctgaACCTGAGGCCCTGCCTACTATCTATGTCGTTACCCCCACTTACGCCAG GTTGGTGCAGAAGGCAGAATTGGTGCGGCTGTCCCAGACCCTGAGCCTGGTGCCCCGGCTGCATTGGCTGCTGGTGGAAGATGCTGAGGGCCCCACCCCCTTGGTCTCGGGGCTGCTGGCTGCCTCTGGCCTCCTCTTCACACATCTGGCGGTTCTCACCCCCAAGGCCCAGCGGCTTCGGGAGGGTGAGCCAGGCTGGGTTCGACCCCGTGGTGTAGAGCAGCGGAACAGGGCCCTGGACTGGCTCCGGAATGGAGGGGGTGCCGTGGGAGGACAGAAGGACCCACCCACCCCAGGAACCAGGGGAGTCGTGTACTTTGCTGATGATGACAACACCTACAGCCGGGAACTGTTTGAGGAG ATGCGCTGGACCCGCGGTGTCTCAGTGTGGCCCGTAGGGCTGGTGGGCGGCCTGCGATTCGAGGGCCCTCGGGTACAGGATGGCCGGGTTGTGGGCTTCCACACGGCGTGGGAGCCCAACCGGCCCTTCCCAATGGATATGGCGGGATTCGCGGTTGCCCTGCCCTTGCTGTTGGCTAAGCCCAGTGCGCAGTTTGACGGAACTGCTCCCCGGGGCCACCTGGAGAGCAGTCTCTTGAGCCACCTCGTGGATCCCAAGGACCTGGAGCCACGGGCTGCCAACTGCACTCGG GTTCTGGTGTGGCACACGCGGACAGAGAAACCCAAGATGAAGCAGGAGGAGCAGCTACAGCGGCAGGGCCGAGGCTCAGATCCAGCCATAGAGGTGTGA